The following proteins are co-located in the Corynebacterium kalinowskii genome:
- a CDS encoding arsenate-mycothiol transferase ArsC — protein sequence MSARDFEIVREDLHRRYGHLIDATQINAIVDETIVEQNATAKLTAFLPVFVERFASEKLETLLDGQEAHPRQEVLFACERNAGRSQLAAAIMRHIAGDDVFVRSVGINARGGINPTVLRVLEERGISTEGLYQKEISPRVSHRADLVVLLGINEIPGVPGDRYVRWDIADPEGASIEEVRDIADKIEAEIRGLLPKLNVAVPA from the coding sequence ATGTCCGCCCGCGACTTTGAAATCGTCCGTGAAGATCTGCACCGTCGTTACGGTCATCTGATCGATGCCACTCAGATCAACGCGATCGTCGATGAAACGATCGTGGAGCAGAACGCTACCGCTAAACTTACCGCTTTCCTACCTGTCTTTGTGGAGCGTTTCGCTTCTGAGAAGTTGGAAACCCTCCTTGACGGACAGGAAGCGCACCCTCGCCAGGAAGTACTCTTCGCTTGCGAGCGCAACGCTGGACGCTCTCAGCTGGCAGCTGCCATCATGCGCCACATTGCTGGTGACGATGTCTTCGTACGCTCCGTGGGTATCAATGCTCGGGGTGGTATCAACCCAACTGTGCTGCGGGTGCTTGAAGAGCGGGGCATTTCCACCGAAGGTCTGTATCAGAAGGAAATCTCTCCTCGCGTGTCTCACCGCGCCGATCTCGTTGTGCTGCTGGGAATCAATGAGATTCCGGGCGTGCCTGGTGACCGTTATGTTCGCTGGGACATCGCCGATCCGGAAGGCGCCTCTATTGAAGAGGTGCGCGACATTGCCGACAAGATCGAAGCAGAGATCCGCGGCCTACTGCCAAAGCTCAACGTCGCAGTACCTGCGTAA
- a CDS encoding phosphatase PAP2 family protein has product MTKESDILVAIQDRLYQEPYIQVARGMSLFGEHAAGWLGMGVLGMAVDKPRRRNWAALTASAFTSHAASVVLKRVVRRPRPTDPRIEIGVGTPSKLSFPSSHATSTTAALTSLALLTRSPLPLVGVPAMMLSRMVLGVHYPTDVMAGAMLGASTAIIADKLEKRNA; this is encoded by the coding sequence ATGACTAAAGAATCCGACATCCTGGTAGCCATCCAGGATCGGCTCTACCAGGAGCCGTACATCCAGGTTGCGCGAGGCATGAGCCTGTTTGGCGAGCATGCGGCGGGCTGGCTTGGCATGGGTGTGTTGGGGATGGCCGTCGATAAGCCACGGCGCCGGAACTGGGCCGCGCTGACCGCATCGGCCTTCACCAGCCATGCGGCATCGGTGGTACTCAAGCGCGTCGTGCGCCGTCCTCGCCCGACCGACCCGCGGATCGAGATTGGGGTGGGCACGCCGAGCAAACTGAGCTTCCCTTCTTCGCATGCAACTTCCACGACCGCGGCGCTGACCTCGTTGGCTTTGTTGACCCGGTCACCACTGCCGCTCGTGGGCGTGCCAGCCATGATGCTCTCGCGTATGGTTTTGGGGGTTCACTATCCAACGGACGTCATGGCCGGTGCGATGCTTGGTGCATCGACCGCCATTATTGCGGACAAGCTTGAAAAGAGGAACGCATGA
- a CDS encoding decaprenyl-phosphate phosphoribosyltransferase, with protein sequence MSREQRFGDSEPHTEGIDTMKKRQPPKNLFDGMIKALRPKQWVKNVLVVAAPAAAGTEALLSKQTLLDVLFAFIAFCMAASAIYLVNDARDVEADRAHPTKRFRPIAAGVLPVSLAYVMAVVLMIAALGVSLLATSGVALAIVVAVYLALQLGYCFGWKHQPVIDIALVSSGFMLRAMAGGVAAGIVLSQWFLLVAAFGSLFMASGKRYAEILLAERTGAKIRKSLEGYTPTYLRFVWTLSATAVVMSYALWGFDMGHASEPLAAIWYQVSMVPFTIAILRFAADVDRGDGGAPDELALTDRTLQALAILWILCIVMAVYVSPML encoded by the coding sequence ATGAGCAGGGAGCAGCGATTCGGCGACTCGGAGCCGCATACCGAGGGTATTGACACGATGAAGAAGCGCCAGCCGCCAAAGAACCTCTTCGACGGCATGATTAAGGCGCTGCGCCCGAAGCAGTGGGTCAAGAACGTCCTGGTGGTTGCCGCCCCTGCGGCTGCAGGCACCGAGGCATTGCTCAGCAAGCAAACGCTTCTCGACGTCCTCTTCGCGTTCATCGCCTTCTGCATGGCGGCATCCGCCATTTACTTGGTCAACGACGCCCGGGACGTCGAGGCAGACCGCGCGCACCCAACTAAGCGCTTCCGCCCGATCGCCGCTGGTGTGCTTCCTGTCAGCCTTGCTTACGTGATGGCCGTGGTCCTCATGATTGCCGCGCTGGGAGTATCGCTGCTGGCAACTTCTGGTGTGGCCTTGGCGATCGTCGTCGCCGTCTACCTAGCTCTGCAGCTGGGTTACTGTTTCGGCTGGAAGCATCAGCCTGTGATCGACATCGCGCTGGTGTCTTCTGGTTTTATGCTCCGCGCCATGGCCGGTGGTGTCGCAGCAGGCATCGTGCTCTCTCAGTGGTTCCTGCTGGTCGCTGCATTCGGTTCGCTCTTCATGGCCTCCGGCAAGCGGTACGCCGAAATCCTCCTCGCCGAACGCACCGGCGCAAAGATTCGCAAGTCCCTCGAGGGCTACACCCCGACGTACCTGCGTTTCGTTTGGACTTTGTCCGCAACGGCCGTTGTGATGTCCTACGCACTGTGGGGCTTTGACATGGGCCACGCCTCTGAGCCACTCGCGGCGATCTGGTACCAAGTTTCCATGGTTCCGTTCACCATCGCGATCCTCCGTTTTGCGGCCGATGTTGACCGTGGCGACGGCGGTGCGCCTGACGAATTGGCTCTCACCGACCGCACATTACAAGCCCTCGCTATCCTGTGGATTCTCTGCATTGTAATGGCTGTGTATGTTTCTCCGATGTTATAA
- a CDS encoding alpha/beta hydrolase: MSITQRLSNAGRKITSVALAAVTAVSLAVVGSGVAHAENRDWLRPDATGACDWDPAMYWVQRCDVWSPSMDRAIPVLIQPAQRGGDAGFYLLDGMRADDNRTGWTMYANAPQAYENSNITLIMPVGGAGSFYSDWDNPALISSGSSAHQVTYKWETFLSSELPGYLQQHFGVNPTRNSIAGLSMGGTAALNLAARHPGQFQQAMSWSGYLHTTQPGMQTLLRLALIDSGGFNLNAMYGSTISPRRFENDPYLNMEGLRGKDVYISASTGNWTEADMTLPLNDRVMGWGLEALSSLSTHAWERKARGIGLNVTADYMPAGVHNWGIWNEQMWKTRDRVLGHMNAW, encoded by the coding sequence ATGTCAATTACACAGCGTCTGAGTAATGCAGGACGGAAAATTACTTCGGTAGCGCTTGCCGCCGTCACGGCTGTAAGTCTTGCCGTCGTAGGCTCCGGAGTGGCACACGCAGAAAACCGTGATTGGCTGCGTCCCGACGCTACCGGTGCCTGCGACTGGGACCCAGCAATGTACTGGGTGCAGCGCTGCGATGTGTGGTCCCCATCCATGGATCGCGCCATTCCAGTCCTGATCCAGCCCGCACAGCGCGGTGGCGACGCAGGTTTCTACCTGCTCGACGGCATGCGTGCCGACGACAACCGCACCGGCTGGACCATGTACGCCAATGCTCCACAGGCGTACGAAAACTCCAACATCACTCTGATCATGCCAGTAGGTGGCGCAGGCTCCTTCTACTCTGACTGGGACAACCCAGCACTGATCTCCTCCGGATCTTCCGCGCATCAGGTGACCTACAAGTGGGAAACCTTCCTCTCCAGTGAGCTGCCGGGCTACTTGCAGCAGCACTTCGGTGTGAACCCAACCCGCAACTCCATTGCTGGTCTTTCCATGGGCGGTACCGCCGCACTGAACTTGGCTGCTCGCCACCCGGGTCAGTTCCAGCAGGCTATGTCCTGGTCCGGCTACCTGCACACCACCCAGCCGGGCATGCAGACCCTGCTTCGTCTTGCCCTGATTGACTCCGGTGGATTCAACCTCAACGCTATGTACGGCTCTACTATTAGCCCGCGTCGTTTTGAAAATGACCCATACCTCAACATGGAGGGTCTGCGCGGCAAGGATGTTTACATCTCGGCTTCCACCGGTAACTGGACCGAGGCTGACATGACCTTGCCACTCAATGACCGCGTCATGGGCTGGGGTCTGGAAGCACTCTCCAGTCTTTCCACCCACGCGTGGGAGCGCAAGGCTCGCGGCATTGGCCTGAACGTCACCGCCGACTACATGCCAGCTGGTGTCCACAACTGGGGCATCTGGAATGAGCAAATGTGGAAGACTCGTGACCGCGTTCTGGGTCATATGAACGCCTGGTAG
- a CDS encoding VOC family protein has translation MTNSLHPYFGFAGNAAEAMTFYQSVFGGELQIMTFEQGGAGEFAPNPDLVMHSQLIVNESWFLMAADSEEVAGSVSGAPRITVAISGSEEQLEAQTEQFNQLAEGGTVVMPLEKQMWGAVYGQVVDKFGITWQFNIGG, from the coding sequence ATGACTAACTCGTTGCATCCATACTTCGGCTTCGCGGGCAACGCCGCCGAAGCCATGACCTTTTACCAGTCCGTCTTTGGTGGCGAGCTTCAGATCATGACCTTCGAGCAGGGCGGTGCGGGCGAGTTTGCTCCAAACCCTGACCTGGTGATGCACTCCCAACTCATCGTCAATGAATCCTGGTTCCTCATGGCCGCAGATTCTGAGGAGGTGGCCGGTTCAGTTTCCGGTGCGCCACGTATCACCGTCGCCATTTCTGGTTCCGAGGAGCAGCTTGAGGCTCAAACTGAGCAATTCAACCAGTTGGCAGAGGGTGGCACTGTTGTAATGCCACTGGAAAAGCAAATGTGGGGCGCCGTCTACGGTCAGGTTGTAGACAAATTCGGCATTACCTGGCAGTTCAATATTGGTGGCTAG
- the glf gene encoding UDP-galactopyranose mutase, with translation MTYDLIVVGSGLFGLTVAEQAASKLGKKVLVVEKRAHLGGNAYSEAEPETGIEIHKYGAHLFHTSNKRVWDYVNQFTTFTDYQHRVFAMHKGTAYQFPMGLGLINQFFGKYYSPEEARALIAEQAAEINTDDATNLEEKAISLIGRPLYEAFIRDYTAKQWQTDPKELPAGNITRLPVRYTFNNRYFNDTYEGLPTDGYAAWLEKMAESDLIEVRLNTDWFEVRDEIRAESPSAPVVYTGPLDRYFDYSEGKLGWRTLDFETSVEPVGDFQGTPVMNYNDAEFPFTRIHEFRHFHPEREDRYPSDKTVIMKEFSRFADENDEPYYPINTPADREMLLKYRELADAEEGVFFGGRLGTYQYLDMHMAIASALNMFDNKLTDLLK, from the coding sequence ATGACTTATGACCTCATTGTTGTAGGCTCCGGCCTCTTTGGATTGACCGTCGCTGAGCAAGCTGCAAGCAAACTGGGTAAGAAAGTTCTCGTCGTCGAAAAGCGGGCGCACCTGGGCGGCAACGCTTACTCGGAGGCCGAACCGGAGACCGGCATTGAGATCCATAAGTACGGCGCGCACCTGTTCCACACCTCCAATAAGCGCGTGTGGGACTACGTGAATCAGTTCACGACCTTCACGGACTACCAGCACCGTGTTTTCGCTATGCACAAGGGCACTGCTTACCAGTTCCCGATGGGCCTGGGTCTGATCAATCAGTTCTTTGGCAAGTACTACTCGCCAGAGGAAGCTCGCGCGCTGATCGCTGAGCAGGCAGCGGAGATCAACACCGACGATGCCACCAACTTGGAAGAGAAGGCCATTTCCCTCATCGGTCGCCCGCTGTACGAAGCGTTCATCCGCGACTACACCGCCAAGCAGTGGCAGACCGACCCGAAGGAACTGCCTGCCGGCAACATCACCCGCTTGCCAGTGCGCTACACCTTTAATAACCGCTACTTCAATGACACTTACGAAGGCTTGCCAACCGACGGTTACGCTGCGTGGCTCGAGAAGATGGCTGAATCAGATCTCATCGAAGTCCGCTTGAACACCGACTGGTTTGAAGTGCGCGACGAGATCCGGGCAGAATCCCCATCCGCACCGGTTGTCTACACCGGCCCACTAGACCGCTACTTCGACTACTCCGAAGGCAAGCTCGGCTGGCGCACGCTCGACTTCGAAACCTCCGTCGAGCCAGTTGGCGACTTCCAGGGCACCCCAGTGATGAACTACAACGATGCGGAATTCCCATTCACCCGCATCCACGAGTTCCGCCACTTCCACCCGGAGCGTGAGGACCGTTACCCTTCCGACAAGACGGTCATCATGAAGGAATTCTCCCGCTTCGCCGACGAGAATGACGAGCCGTACTACCCAATCAACACCCCAGCCGACCGCGAGATGCTGCTCAAGTACCGCGAGCTTGCCGACGCAGAAGAAGGCGTCTTCTTCGGTGGTCGCCTCGGCACTTACCAGTACCTCGACATGCATATGGCGATTGCTTCCGCGCTGAACATGTTTGATAACAAGCTGACTGATCTGCTGAAGTAG
- a CDS encoding alpha/beta hydrolase-fold protein, which yields MRETRSARRRSLFKALAAVPVALALAGGLATPALSQGLSSGSSNSSGLLGADYLDPGEVPQRTPIKTDYPKIEGLPAGVSVDRVEWITDRRVAVFIKSAVMPEQLMQVQILLARDWHSSPDKKFPEVWALDGLRAVDTESGWTIHTNIEQFYADKNVNVIMPIGGEASFYTDWQGPAKDKNYKWESFLLNELPAVLKNGYRSNEQRAIVGLSMGGTAAINLATHRPDMFNFAGSFSGYLDTTSNGMPEMLRGALVEGGGYNIDNMWGKPVNQRWIDNDPKLGLEALKGKTVYVSAGSGRDDFGEPGSVATGPSNEAGKGLEVVSRMTTQTFVDRAKQANLPVISQFRPSGVHNWPYWQFEMSQAWPYIADSLALKPEDRGADCTATGAIGELTKGGQWGSCLNNEYDVKSGRAQDFRAGRAYWSAETGAHILVGRIGARYTEMGATDSWLGFPITNEEKTPDGIGRYVHFQHGSIYWTPETNAVEVPKDMVEAWGRQGYEAGVLGYPVDVPKQVNGNLVQQFQGGYVVRNSKNEAFYVRGKIAQHYGELKTASSKLGAPTSDEFTIPGGALQNFEHGTMYWSAETGAHFILNGDIRDAWGKSGWENGPFGWPVEDQKAIPAGGEQIKFQHGIIKQVNGRIVEERF from the coding sequence ATGCGCGAAACTCGCTCTGCTCGGCGACGTTCCCTGTTCAAGGCTCTCGCCGCGGTACCAGTCGCCCTGGCACTCGCTGGCGGATTGGCTACTCCGGCCCTATCTCAGGGCTTGTCTTCTGGTTCTTCCAATTCCTCCGGCTTGCTGGGTGCTGACTACCTTGACCCAGGTGAGGTGCCACAGCGTACCCCGATCAAGACTGACTACCCGAAAATTGAAGGGCTGCCTGCTGGCGTGTCCGTGGACCGCGTTGAGTGGATCACGGATCGTCGCGTCGCCGTCTTCATTAAGTCCGCTGTCATGCCGGAGCAGCTAATGCAGGTCCAGATCCTGCTGGCTCGCGATTGGCACTCCAGCCCAGACAAGAAGTTCCCCGAGGTGTGGGCTCTTGATGGTCTGCGTGCCGTGGATACGGAGAGCGGTTGGACCATTCACACCAATATCGAGCAGTTCTACGCTGACAAGAACGTCAACGTGATCATGCCGATCGGTGGCGAGGCCTCCTTCTATACCGACTGGCAAGGCCCAGCTAAGGACAAGAACTACAAGTGGGAGTCCTTCCTGTTGAACGAACTGCCAGCTGTGCTCAAGAACGGTTACCGTTCCAACGAACAGCGCGCAATCGTGGGTCTGTCCATGGGCGGCACCGCCGCCATCAACCTGGCCACCCACCGTCCGGACATGTTCAACTTCGCTGGTTCCTTCTCCGGCTACCTGGACACCACGTCCAATGGCATGCCGGAAATGCTGCGTGGCGCACTTGTCGAAGGTGGCGGCTACAACATCGACAACATGTGGGGTAAGCCAGTTAACCAGCGCTGGATCGACAACGATCCAAAGCTGGGTTTGGAAGCCCTGAAGGGAAAGACTGTTTACGTTTCCGCAGGTAGCGGACGTGATGATTTTGGTGAGCCTGGCTCAGTTGCTACGGGTCCATCCAACGAGGCCGGAAAGGGCCTTGAGGTCGTTTCCCGCATGACCACCCAGACGTTCGTTGACCGCGCAAAGCAGGCCAACCTGCCAGTGATCTCGCAGTTCCGCCCATCGGGTGTTCACAACTGGCCGTACTGGCAGTTCGAGATGTCCCAGGCATGGCCATACATCGCGGATTCCCTGGCGCTGAAGCCAGAGGATCGCGGCGCTGACTGTACTGCTACTGGCGCTATCGGCGAGCTGACCAAGGGTGGCCAATGGGGCTCCTGCCTGAACAATGAATATGACGTCAAGAGTGGTCGTGCCCAGGACTTCCGTGCAGGTCGCGCCTACTGGTCCGCTGAAACTGGTGCACACATCCTGGTCGGCCGCATTGGTGCCCGTTACACCGAGATGGGCGCCACCGATTCCTGGCTGGGCTTCCCAATCACCAACGAGGAAAAGACTCCGGACGGAATCGGTCGTTACGTTCACTTCCAGCACGGATCCATCTACTGGACCCCGGAAACCAACGCCGTTGAGGTGCCAAAGGACATGGTTGAGGCTTGGGGTCGACAGGGCTACGAGGCCGGTGTCCTCGGCTACCCGGTTGACGTTCCAAAGCAAGTAAATGGCAATCTGGTCCAGCAGTTCCAGGGTGGCTACGTGGTACGTAACTCCAAGAACGAGGCATTCTACGTTCGCGGGAAGATCGCCCAGCACTATGGAGAGCTGAAGACCGCATCCTCCAAGTTGGGCGCACCAACTTCCGATGAGTTCACCATCCCAGGCGGGGCACTGCAGAACTTCGAGCACGGCACCATGTACTGGTCGGCAGAGACCGGAGCGCACTTCATCCTCAACGGTGACATCCGCGATGCATGGGGCAAGTCCGGCTGGGAGAACGGCCCATTCGGATGGCCAGTAGAAGATCAGAAAGCCATCCCAGCTGGTGGCGAGCAGATCAAGTTCCAGCACGGCATCATCAAGCAGGTCAATGGTCGAATCGTGGAGGAGCGCTTCTAA
- a CDS encoding cutinase family protein, with protein sequence MRKILTIIATLVLLVVIGAGVVNWLGTGDNKPLPGPDQPTTEAEQPDWCPKVEVVAAPGTWESAPNDDPINPTFNPASFMLTVTQPLQQRYTADEVKVWTLPYTAQFKNVNAMHEMSYDQSRQEGTSTLENELRIMNRDCPKTDFVLVGFSQGAVIVGDLANQIGAGHGVIPAERVRGVAVVADGRREPGVGQAQGNPVAGVGAEVSLELLNPLTQAIMPGATMRGPREGGFGVINDRVMDICAPDDHICDAPLGVGNAVTRAQALIAANAVHAQYATNPNVFPGSTTTQWLIDWATGLIDAK encoded by the coding sequence ATGCGAAAAATTCTGACGATCATCGCAACGCTAGTCCTGCTCGTTGTCATCGGCGCGGGTGTGGTCAACTGGCTCGGTACCGGTGACAACAAGCCGCTGCCGGGTCCAGACCAGCCGACTACGGAAGCCGAGCAACCCGACTGGTGTCCGAAGGTTGAGGTTGTGGCCGCGCCGGGCACCTGGGAATCCGCGCCGAACGACGACCCGATCAACCCGACGTTCAACCCCGCATCCTTCATGCTCACGGTTACGCAGCCGCTCCAGCAGCGCTACACGGCGGACGAGGTGAAGGTGTGGACGCTGCCGTACACAGCTCAGTTCAAGAACGTCAACGCCATGCACGAGATGAGCTACGACCAGTCTCGCCAGGAAGGCACGTCCACCCTGGAAAATGAGCTGCGGATCATGAACCGAGATTGCCCGAAGACGGATTTCGTGCTCGTCGGGTTTTCCCAAGGCGCGGTCATTGTGGGTGACCTCGCTAACCAGATCGGAGCCGGACACGGCGTGATCCCTGCGGAGCGTGTGCGTGGGGTAGCCGTGGTGGCCGATGGTCGCCGCGAGCCTGGTGTGGGCCAGGCTCAGGGTAATCCGGTCGCGGGCGTGGGCGCAGAGGTATCTCTGGAGCTGCTCAATCCGCTGACACAGGCGATCATGCCAGGTGCCACGATGCGCGGTCCGCGCGAGGGAGGCTTCGGTGTGATTAATGACCGGGTCATGGATATCTGCGCGCCGGACGACCACATCTGCGACGCGCCGCTGGGCGTGGGTAACGCTGTCACGCGGGCACAGGCGCTCATTGCCGCCAACGCCGTGCACGCGCAGTATGCGACCAACCCCAACGTGTTCCCGGGGTCGACCACCACGCAGTGGCTCATCGACTGGGCCACCGGGCTTATCGACGCCAAGTAG
- a CDS encoding DUF732 domain-containing protein produces the protein MRMTGTAIAIVATALTLGACGGGATVDNQGNAPQTVPPLVKSTKTQEAAEGTSTSVPTSTTRADGGAAAPAPKDGAVQEVSTLPASPTRPEKEQRLLDELKKQGIKVEGVEDQMVSVADGVCVSDKDNTTVGAVSGQLIEQKRTDKSFEDVSGILVKTAKEAYC, from the coding sequence ATGAGAATGACCGGAACCGCTATCGCGATCGTGGCTACCGCTTTAACGCTGGGAGCGTGTGGCGGTGGCGCGACGGTAGATAATCAGGGGAACGCGCCCCAAACGGTGCCGCCACTGGTGAAAAGCACCAAGACCCAGGAAGCCGCGGAAGGGACGTCGACAAGCGTGCCAACCTCCACAACGCGGGCCGACGGTGGAGCAGCAGCGCCGGCCCCGAAGGACGGAGCAGTGCAGGAAGTGTCGACACTCCCGGCATCCCCAACCCGTCCGGAGAAGGAACAACGTCTGCTTGATGAGCTGAAAAAGCAGGGCATCAAGGTGGAAGGCGTGGAGGATCAGATGGTCAGCGTCGCTGACGGCGTCTGCGTTTCCGACAAAGACAACACCACGGTCGGGGCGGTGTCGGGGCAGCTCATCGAGCAGAAGCGCACCGACAAGAGCTTCGAGGACGTGTCCGGCATTCTTGTGAAAACCGCTAAAGAAGCGTATTGCTAG
- a CDS encoding glycosyltransferase: MSESKAVERLQRVLLPRRGEPHDVRTLYLLEAEQNKERATWSDRFSLSIPAGAEISFQTYFNAFAASYWRRWSQLESVVLKVVLEGEARVDIYRSKIDGSRIAVEGDLVTGTGEFEISLAPFEDGGWIWFDITAETDTVIKEAGWWAPVAPGPQTLPNGTQVGPFDKRVTVGIPTFNRPVDAVKALEALAEDPEVDAVIDTVLMPDQGNKHPADEPGYQAASEHFGDRFFEFRQGNLGGSGGYSRIMFEALGGVDGTKPAGAKESPYILYMDDDIAIEPDSILRALQAARYAKSPMLIGGQMLNLQERSHLHSMGEVVGRHDFMWTSAPYVHYDHDFAKHPLSDRGKPGDKPDAPNSRDLHRRIDVDYNGWWMTMIPRVVAEEIGQPLPLFIKWDDAEFGLRAGDHGYPTATWPGIAIWHMAWSDKDDAIDWQAYFHLRNRLIVAALQHTGPVDGIIKSMQKATIKHLVCMEYSTVAIQNEAMKDFLAGPDQLFDILETSLPRINAIRKTYSDAIVMPTAANLPKPSGAPGVPINDIGGRLAPVKKAVWALKGLKHSLGKEDPKHHEVPQANLAPINARWFSLSRLDGATVTTADGRGVVFRKRDRDMAKELLQESRRLQQEVAEKFAQLQDQYRAAHKQLTSREAWGEIFND, encoded by the coding sequence ATGAGCGAGAGCAAAGCAGTTGAGCGGTTGCAGCGAGTTCTGCTGCCACGGCGAGGCGAACCACATGATGTGCGCACTCTGTACCTGCTGGAAGCTGAGCAGAACAAGGAGCGGGCGACGTGGTCTGATCGTTTCTCGTTGAGTATCCCCGCTGGTGCTGAGATCTCATTCCAGACCTACTTCAACGCGTTTGCCGCCAGCTATTGGCGTCGTTGGTCCCAGCTAGAGTCCGTGGTGCTCAAGGTTGTGCTCGAAGGCGAAGCCCGCGTAGACATCTACCGTTCCAAGATTGATGGTTCCCGCATCGCAGTCGAGGGGGACCTGGTCACTGGCACCGGCGAATTCGAAATCTCCCTGGCTCCGTTTGAAGATGGCGGCTGGATCTGGTTCGACATCACGGCCGAGACTGACACCGTGATTAAGGAAGCCGGTTGGTGGGCTCCCGTTGCGCCGGGTCCACAGACCTTGCCGAACGGTACCCAGGTCGGCCCCTTCGACAAACGCGTCACCGTCGGTATCCCGACCTTCAATCGCCCTGTCGACGCCGTGAAGGCTCTCGAAGCGCTGGCGGAAGACCCAGAGGTTGACGCAGTCATCGATACAGTGCTGATGCCTGATCAGGGCAACAAGCACCCCGCGGACGAGCCTGGCTACCAAGCTGCCTCCGAGCACTTCGGTGACCGCTTCTTCGAGTTCCGTCAGGGCAACCTCGGCGGTTCCGGTGGCTACTCCCGCATCATGTTCGAAGCCCTCGGCGGCGTGGACGGCACCAAGCCAGCCGGTGCCAAGGAGTCCCCATACATCCTGTACATGGACGATGACATCGCCATTGAGCCAGACTCCATCTTGCGCGCCCTCCAGGCCGCTCGCTACGCCAAGTCCCCAATGCTTATTGGTGGCCAGATGCTGAACCTGCAGGAACGCAGCCACCTGCACTCCATGGGTGAGGTAGTGGGCCGCCATGACTTCATGTGGACCTCCGCGCCATATGTGCACTATGACCATGACTTTGCCAAGCATCCCCTGTCCGATCGTGGCAAGCCAGGCGATAAGCCAGACGCACCGAACTCCCGCGATCTGCACCGCCGTATCGACGTCGACTACAACGGCTGGTGGATGACCATGATTCCGCGCGTTGTCGCGGAAGAGATCGGTCAGCCGTTGCCACTGTTCATCAAGTGGGACGACGCCGAATTTGGCTTGCGCGCTGGCGACCACGGCTACCCAACGGCCACGTGGCCAGGTATCGCGATCTGGCACATGGCCTGGTCTGACAAGGACGACGCCATTGACTGGCAAGCCTACTTCCACCTGCGCAACCGCCTCATCGTGGCGGCGCTGCAGCACACCGGTCCTGTGGACGGCATCATCAAGTCGATGCAAAAGGCCACCATCAAGCACCTGGTCTGCATGGAATACTCCACCGTTGCCATCCAGAACGAGGCGATGAAGGACTTCCTGGCTGGCCCAGATCAGCTTTTCGACATCCTCGAAACCTCGCTGCCACGTATCAACGCGATCCGTAAGACCTACTCGGATGCCATTGTCATGCCAACGGCTGCGAACCTGCCGAAGCCTTCTGGCGCACCAGGGGTTCCGATCAACGACATCGGTGGCCGCCTTGCCCCGGTGAAGAAGGCTGTCTGGGCACTCAAGGGCCTGAAGCACTCCCTGGGCAAAGAAGATCCGAAGCACCACGAGGTGCCCCAGGCCAATCTTGCCCCGATCAATGCCCGGTGGTTCAGCCTGTCCCGACTCGACGGCGCGACCGTCACCACTGCCGATGGTCGTGGCGTGGTCTTCCGCAAGCGCGACCGCGACATGGCAAAGGAACTCCTGCAAGAGTCCCGTCGCCTGCAGCAAGAGGTTGCGGAAAAATTCGCCCAGCTTCAAGATCAGTACCGCGCAGCCCACAAGCAGCTGACCAGCCGTGAGGCATGGGGAGAAATCTTTAATGACTAA